In one Sesamum indicum cultivar Zhongzhi No. 13 linkage group LG12, S_indicum_v1.0, whole genome shotgun sequence genomic region, the following are encoded:
- the LOC105174783 gene encoding putative cyclin-D6-1, with amino-acid sequence MEGDPEHLYKLSYDKLPESARESLGRLISAEVYFTVPASYLDDENLGCLRKYAVSFIEKQSKCENFDALIPYVAMTYFDRFMSIGEIPPVVKTQFANIILCLISCLALAWKLRTKTFVLSKFWNEKNLNKFSARDVLQMELYICRRLDWRMRALTPISFIEYIIPLLPLRRESPSLRRPVRQLIVKSQFDISFTKYRPSVVAASAVLTVASHMFPSTCGLIALTILTPEYIFPEVEKVLECRDMLEPLFEGMSMPAVGNASRNIEDNQPADTQSNIEEERIHPAGMEPAASAIQPVLEESDELVNADADELMNFELGWIDAEAAAESKVVAQAADDAGYITHLRQKLSGCGRRVMQSCNILMNNASSNKSLNTNLAAVNWTRAGYTWFILLISTPKN; translated from the exons ATGGAAGGAGATCCTGAGCATCTGTACAAATTGAGCTACGATAAGTTGCCGGAGTCTGCACGCGAGTCGCTTGGCAGACTAATCAGTGCCGAAGTGTATTTCACGGTGCCTGCGAGCTATTTGGACGATGAGAACCTTGGATGTCTTCGAAAATATGCGGTTTCGTTTATTGAAAAG CAATCCAAGTGTGAGAATTTCGATGCGCTGATTCCTTACGTGGCAATGACCTACTTTGATCGGTTCATGTCGATAGGCGAAATCCCG CCTGTGGTTAAAACTCAATTCGCAAACATAATACTATGTCTGATCAGTTGCCTGGCCCTTGCTTGGAAGCTCCGAACCAAGACCTTCGTGCTCTCAAAATTTTGG AACGAGAAGAATCTGAACAAGTTTTCAGCTAGAGACGTGTTACAGATGGAGTTATACATCTGCAGACGTTTGGATTGGAGAATGCGAGCTCTGACACCAATTTCCTTCATTGAGTACATCATACCACTCCTCCCTCTGCGGCGTGAGTCGCCCTCTCTTCGCCGTCCTGTTCGCCAGCTGATAGTCAAATCTCAATTCG ACATTTCATTCACAAAATATAGGCCATCGGTTGTGGCAGCCTCCGCCGTGCTCACTGTTGCCTCGCACATGTTTCCTAGTACATGTGGACTCATTGCACTGACCATTCTCACTCCTGAATACATTTTCCCTGAAGtg GAAAAGGTTCTGGAATGCAGAGACATGCTCGAACCACTTTTTGAAGGTATGTCTATGCCAGCGGTTGGGAATGCATCCAGGAACATCGAAGATAACCAGCCAGCGGACACTCAATCAAATATTGAGGAAGAGAGGATCCACCCTGCAGGAATGGAGCCTGCGGCTTCTGCGATTCAACCCGTACTTGAGGAAAGCGATGAACTTGTTAATGCCGATGCTGATGAGCTGATGAATTTTGAGTTGGGTTGGATAGATGCCGAAGCGGCTGCTGAAAGCAAAGTTGTAGCCCAAGCTGCGGATGATGCTGGTTATATTACCCATCTCCGGCAGAAGCTCAGCGGCTGCGGCCGCAGGGTCATGCAGAGCTGTAACATTCT GATGAATAATGCTAGCAGTAATAAAAGCTTGAACACAAACCTTGCTGCTGTGAATTGGACTCGAGCAGGCTATACATGGTTTATATTGCTAATATCAACACCAAAGAATTGA
- the LOC105174782 gene encoding uncharacterized protein LOC105174782, which translates to MSSSSRAWLVAASIGAVEALKDQGFCRWNYALRLLQQHAKNNLRSYTTQGQKLCGPSSTVISNKMREEKLKQSEESLRKVMYLSCWGPN; encoded by the coding sequence ATGAGTTCGTCAAGCAGAGCTTGGTTAGTGGCTGCAAGCATTGGGGCAGTGGAGGCACTGAAAGATCAGGGCTTCTGCCGATGGAATTACGCCTTGAGGCTTCTGCAACAGCATGCCAAGAACAATCTCAGATCCTACACTACTCAGGGCCAGAAGCTGTGCGGACCCTCTTCTACGGTGATTTCCAATAagatgagagaagaaaaactgAAGCAGTCTGAGGAGTCGCTTAGGAAAGTGATGTATTTGAGCTGTTGGGGTCCCAATTGA
- the LOC105174784 gene encoding uncharacterized protein LOC105174784, which translates to MDPVKHLGRSKCFACFTPVADDDAPCSRSPSSRKTAHHGFSGLLKSVLLRTPLVRKFRSKRYRRDSCRSSSTPSSKTKKQTSPTHKKSFYKGFSDDNEESFDRPSLFSSTPPSSASSVTSDSSSGSERIQGPASLDSRPTRTNNRHTKRVDSKCSYNVAAGMFVLLVCLVGLVFWGKVFAIVTCILTWLFFAPSCGSQDGGWPVNGNVVDPEEYKKRVVMEGFLQRNRRKVLEREDLERK; encoded by the exons ATGGATCCCGTGAAGCACCTGGGGAGGAGCAAGTGTTTTGCGTGTTTTACCCCTGTCGCAGACGACGATGCACCCTGCTCTCGCTCCCCCTCGTCGAGGAAAACGGCCCACCACGGCTTTTCCGGTTTGCTCAAGTCCGTTCTCTTGAGGACGCCATTG GTGAGGAAATTTCGGAGCAAAAGATATAGGCGGGACTCCTGTCGATCGAGCAGCACCCCATCATCCAAAACCAAAAAGCAAACAAGTCCTACCCATAAGAAATCTTTCTATAAGGGATTTTCGGACGATAATGAAGAAAGTTTCGACCGTCCGTCGTTGTTTTCATCGACGCCCCCCTCCTCTGCCTCATCCGTTACATCGGACTCGAGCTCGGGATCCGAAAGAATTCAGGGGCCTGCTTCTCTTGATTCGAGACCGACAAGAACAAACAATAGGCACACGAAAAGGGTTGATAGCAAATGTAGTTACAACGTTGCTGCAGGAATGTTCGTTCTCCTGGTTTGTCTAGTAGGTTTGGTTTTTTGGGGGAAGGTTTTTGCAATAGTGACTTGCATTTTAACATGGCTGTTTTTTGCTCCGAGCTGCGGGTCTCAAGATGGTGGCTGGCCGGTAAACGGCAACGTTGTTGACCCGGAGGAGTACAAGAAAAGGGTGGTCATGGAAGGGTTCTTGCAGAGGAATCGTCGTAAGGTACTAGAGAGGGAAgatttggaaagaaaataa
- the LOC110013021 gene encoding uncharacterized protein LOC110013021, which produces MPTSLLMAANDHQPTNPPPPQDHDHDLHPVRRSSGRRKPRGCDGSSAGSSQKKKQPQRGMGVEKLERLRMQERWKKMTEINTKNQGFTAPSFPDPALINASSVPVQISKLGGFAAPGVPQMGLSQNQSYLGFHGQMGVGGLASDQPHHHTDLFGIGCLNNSGFVGKNVSGISKELSSTPNAVNCYSEHCNACHKKKKVNGENWGGGRAVRSDMYTQMCNVGDCGFLGLNTGDNQNIINQDNHQGLGTKTLSVPHQVGNGKQGVEVVAVHMKGSGSGGWEGGNQVLMEYEFFPSAGAGKGGDEVVQQEGGSSSEASSGWMAGFDHASINCIDLSLKLSY; this is translated from the exons ATGCCTACTTCTCTCCTCATGGCGGCCAATGACCATCAACCCACAAACCCACCGCCCCCCCAAGATCACGATCACGATCTCCACCCAGTACGCCGTAGTTCTGGGAGGAGGAAGCCCAGGGGCTGCGACGGATCATCTGCTGGGTCGTCGCAGAAGAAGAAACAACCGCAGAGAGGGATGGGAGTTGAGAAGCTTGAGCGGTTGAGGATGCAAGAAAGATGGAAGAAAATGACTGAAATCAACACGAAAAACCAGGGTTTTACTGCACCCTCATTTCCTGATCCTGCTTTGATCAATGCTTCTTCTGTTCCTGTTCAGATTTCCAAGTTGGGTGGCTTTGCGGCTCCGGGTGTCCCCCAAATGGGTTTGAGTCAGAACCAGAGTTATCTGGGTTTTCATGGGCAGATGGGTGTTGGTGGGTTGGCTTCTGATCAGCCTCATCATCACACGGATCTGTTTGGAATTGGGTGTTTGAATAATTCGGGTTTTGTTGGTAAGAATGTGAGTGGGATCTCTAAAGAGCTCTCTTCCACCCCAAATGCTGTCAACTGCTACTCCGAACACTGTAATGCTTGCCACAAG aaaaagaaagtaaacGGTGAGAACTGGGGCGGCGGTAGAGCTGTGAGATCAGACATGTACACGCAAATGTGCAACGTTGGAGACTGCGGATTCTTGGGGTTAAACACAGGAGACAATCAGAATATCATCAACCAAGATAATCATCAGGGCCTTGGAACAAAAACACTTTCGGTACCTCATCAGGTTGGAAATGGCAAGCAG GGCGTAGAGGTTGTGGCAGTGCACATGAAAGGATCAGGATCAGGTGGTTGGGAGGGTGGGAATCAAGTGTTGATGGAGTATGAGTTCTTTCCCTCAGCAGGAGCAGGGAAAGGTGGCGATGAGGTGGTGCAGCAGGAGGGAGGTTCATCGTCAGAAGcttcttctggatggatggCTGGATTTGATCATGCCTCAATCAATTGCATTGATCTTTCTCTGAAGCTCTCTTATTAG